gaaacggaaaactcagagtttccctcatttcagggttaacagactcagagttttcactaaacctgctttgtgaaacggacccctgaatGCTTATGGGAGGTGCGCTTCGCATCAAACGCCCATCACCTGATATCAACATCCCTGACATTACGACAGAGGCACATAAGGTTTAAATTCACCAGGAAGATATCCCCAAAAAATACACGTTCTTACTGGAATGTGTGGCTTGCAAAACACATGtctgaaaaaagagaagagaattTCTTTCAGTTGAAGATGTGATCTGACTTTCACAAAGAAACACCTGTCAGCAATTATATGGAGGGAGAGATTCCAAAAGAGCTgcagaaaataaactgaatgTCCCATTGTTCTCTTCGACCATTTACGCTGTCAATGTAATTCCAACAGATTCTGAAAGCTGACAGCTGATAAACACAGAGGTAATTCTAGTTTCTTGGGGTCTGGGGCAAAATTTCACAGGGGGCCGCTCCAACTGACAATAAAATCAGCAACAATAAAagctaatctaatctaatcaattttatataataaataatctgACCCCAAAGAAAAATGTGACagaataattttattttaaatagtgtctatttttattgtttcaaATAAGATATAAACATCACTGGCACACAACGCACAATCATTTCCATCCATGGACCTTAGAAGCACATTAAACATTAATGAAGTTAAATTTACCTGGACACAGCTTTGCTTTGATACTGTAGCTGAAGAACGTGTTTTGTCCAAGAtagctattttattttcagcctgCTAGCTGAGTAAACAAGTTGGTTGCAGGTGTCTTTACTGTGACACTCAAAATTAGCAGGATGGACTGAGCCAGATTTTGGctgggctgccctttgtcaccagttaagttaataatattaatggataggatttctaggtgtagccaggggccggaaaggggatccagtttgggaaccatctcatctctgctttttgcagacaaTGTTATCCTGTTGGCCTCAGGAACTTCAACGGTTCGCAGTTGAGTGCAAAGTGGCTGGGATGacaatcagcacctccaaatccgaggACAAGGTTCTCCACCGGAAAAGGTTGTcatgccttctccaggtgggtgtAGAGGTCGTgtctcaagtggaggagtttaagtatctctgggtcttgttcacgagtgagggaaagatggagcaggagattgacaaacggattggtgcagcatctgcagttaggtggtcggtgtaccggaccgtcttggtgaagaaggagctgagtcgaaaggcaaagctcttgatttactggtcaatctatgctcctaccctcacctatggtcgtgaactttgggtaatgaccaaaaggacaagatcgcggatgagacgagtttcctccgcaggatggctggacgctcccttagagataggatgaggagttcggtcactcgGTAGGAGCTCATGTTGAGCAGCTGCTCCTTCAAATCGAGAGAAGtcaggtggcttgggcatctgtattgaatgcctcctggatgcctccccaaagaggtgttccaggcatgtcccaccaggagAAGACCCCAgtgaagacccaggacatgctggagataCTATGTCTCCCCGAaatagctggaggaagtgtgggGGGTGAGGGAAAGAAGCATCCCTGCTCAGACTGCTTCGCCCGCGACCTGGTTCCAGAATAAGCGGACGAAGATTGGTGGATAGATGGACTGAGCTGCTCCGAGCTAAATTAGCTTATATATTATCTGAACCACTTGACAGCAGGATATAccatttaacatgttgactcgaCGGCGGAAATtaaaatgactgtcatgtttagcTGAGTTAATACCAACGACTATTTGCTTCGCGAAGATTTAGCATGACAATTTTGGAAGAGGAAATAATAATGGCTTGCAACTGGCTGAGCCGATTGCCAATCAATCATGTTAGAAATGAATGtattgcttgatataaactctcctaGATTGGTACAAATAAAAATCACCACCCTCAGAGTAGTCATGGATGTGAACTCAAACTATTAAGACCAAAacgttttttgaaccaggctgtaaatttctttatttctgctctaaagttggacattttaacatgggaaaTTGGTTCGTTTTTGGACCCAGCCTCTAGTGACCAGTCGAGAAACTGCAATTAATCTTAGTTCTTAACAAAACTTAGAGACTCAATGCGGAAGTAAGATGGTTGGAGTTCGCAACCTATGTCATTGCAAATTTTCATCCTCACTGCTCTGTTGTGATTCTAAATCGGTTGGCCCTAGGGACCCCCTTTTGCCTTGGAGCCCCAATCATTTCCCTGGTATGCTTGTTGGCAAGCAGGGCCTCTGGATATACAGCACATTATGGTACTGGCAGTGGTGCCCATATACACACCTGACTGCATATCAGCTTAAAGCTGCACTTCTCAGCTTCCAGAATCCGTTGGAATTACGGCTAACATGTAAATGGTTGAAGAGTTACAGCATTTTAGAGAAtgtgtgtgattttggcaacagcatTTAAGTGAAACTACTATGTATTAGAAATACCACAAAAGATTTCAACTGGCCTAGGCAAAAACTTCTCCAATTGTTTGGATCCAGACCGGTGTCCACCAGTTACTGTTGTGTGTCTGTAGCTTTGGGCCTGATTTCAGAATTGCTGTGCCCCATAACTTCGTTGATAAAATACCCCAATATTGACATATTCATCCACGAACAAAAAATGTCCTAAAATCCtgcataacaaagaaaaaattgAATATGTTTCAAGATGTAAAAGAAATTCAGGAAACAAATTCACCCCATAAGGGCAATGATATACTGTATTTCAAATAACCCTGTTCCATAATCGATGATGCTTTTGCCAGTTATAAGCAATGGCCCTTAATGCACTGTCTCATAAGTAACATGCACCTTATAAAGACTTGCATACTGTATTTACATCACCCGTACttttacatttgatatttagcTGCTCATAAAACAGTTTCCATGTCATTTGGTATCTTTATGCCATGTTGACTTCACGGAACTCAGGCTGGAGTATCCGTAGTGTGACAATGAGTTTGATAGATTTTCTGAACCATGGATAAAAAAAGACATAGATGATTGGGTTTAGACTGGAGTTAAAGTAGACCAAACATATTACAAAAGTTGCAGAGGAAGCATTGAGAGAGCTGTCCTGGCCTGTGAGAGCAACACAATAAAATGGACACATGCATATCAGAAACACCGCAACAACAACCCCGAGTGTCCTGGCTGCTTTCAGCTCAGATTTCTTAGGCGTTCCCGAGCGCTGGTGAGTGACAGCTGCAATGTGAGAACGCATGGCCTGGGCCTGAGACACAGCCACCACAAACACTCTGAGATACAGAAGCACAATAACAGCGATGGGAACAATGAAGGAAAAAGTCAGATCAACAAATCCAGCGATATGGTCAATGACAAAGGCACACTCTCCGTAGCAGGAGTTATAGCTGCCTGGTTGTTTCAGATTATCCTTCAGAATCAGACTCTGAAATATGACTGAGCATATCCAACATAAACAGATGCAGATCTTCATTCTTTTCGGTGTGATTTTTTGCGAGTAGTGCAGAGGGTAACAAATAGCAACATATCTGTCAATAGATATGATCACCATTGTTCCTATCGAAGCAGAGGTGACGATATATGCAAAATACTGATACAAAGTACACATGAGATCACCGAGGAACCAGCAGCCATCTATGAGAATCATttgaaaaaacaggaaaaggcCTACGAAGAAGTCTGAGACAGCCAGagacaggaggaggaggttggtggGGGTGTGAAGCTGCCTGCAGAGGAACAATTGTAAAACATATGGTTACTTGTAGTGTCAAATATCTGCAGAGGAGAAAGACAAACACTGAATTAAATTATCACACTTGAGAAAGCAGTTGCAGAGAATAGTGAGCCATGAAGACTTTGCACAATAAAAGTAAACACCTGAAGTATGAGATAGAGATGATGACCAGCAAGTTGAGAATTGCAGTGAGTACAGCAATGGAGGAAAGCATGATGTAGGTGAGCATGACCTCAAAGTGAGGACGGTTCAGCCTCCTGCAAGAGGAGTTGAAGAATTGTGGAAAGCAGAGTTCCCCTTCTTCCATCATGTGGAGAAAGGATAGACTAGTGAGCTTTGGGTGTGAAGACCATCCTTTTATCTCCACTATCCTCTCCAACTCCACCCCCCTGTGCATTATTTCTTCTCTAAAGGGTTTGGTTTCCTTAACTTTCTTTGTTCTCCCTAAACTTAGATTTCTTCCAACTGTGGTTCCTATAAACATAATTTATTCCCTCTCCTTTGCCATCGCCTTCCTCTATGAATTACAGACGCACATTACACACTTTGTAAGCTTCTCTGAGTTTGATCATGCTACAAGGCATCCATATCCGTCCatccattaaaggagcttgaggcagcattgaggcaggatttatgaaaaaaattcgtaaatgttttaagttttctagtaataatgtcagatgaagcgttccaaaccaaaaagaataagccctctagtgtatctctctgttgccttgaacaggctgtgtgctgcaaaatgtgctgcaattccgggcccgaatttcccacgctgggcggcggatgtgacgtcacatgacgctgcatgcacgttctccccgttctcccgtgccggcttcgctgttggctgcagtacccccgacggccatcATGGTgaaggtggcgctatagagtctcatttcttaaaaggagcctcatacTCCTTTAACTTATGCTTATCAGGTTTTGGGGCATGGTGGCAGCTGTTATGGTttgatagttcctgttttattttgaatcctGTGTTTTAGTTCTGGGTTGACTTccttgtttcccatctgccctgatcgtctgcacctgtgtctcgttaacccttctgtatatctggtcttgactttctcttgctccctgctggtctgtactgtttcctcACTCCGTGTTTTCCAAGTCaggtttttgtaatttttgattcttgtttaagctctggtttttgtatcctgcttagcagcgttttggttttgtttaagttaaatatatcacattttttgaaaATCCTGCCCcctgctctcctacatctgggtccaaCTCCAACCTCATTCCtaacagaacggaccagccatcatggacccagcaggagagactCTTGATCTGTGGGAGCTCTTCTACCCTAACAGAGTGGAGTTCTTCCACCAGATGGTGAAGAGGACAGGGACCTGTcagcagccccagcctgttccagTTGTGCTCCTGGATGGACTTCCTCCTGTtgccgaggtggtcccggatgcaccCCAGCCTAttccccccttctggggaacacaccTGGCTCGAGGCGATCCCAGGTGTTTTCAACGGCGGTGGCGACAGCCACAGCCCGtccctgttcctgaggtggtccgGGACGCACCCATCCCTGTagctgtggtggtcccggacgcacttcAGCCGACACCCGCCCCTGCCAGCAacgaggacccggtgtcccccacAGCCCgtgccgaggacccggtgtGCCCCTCAGCCGGCCCCGCAGATCCTGGCCGCCTCGAAGGGGCCCCCCCGGACTCTGCCTGCCCCCAAGGCGGCCCCCCAGACTCGGTCCGCCCCGTCCCTAGAAACTGCCCAGTTCCGAGAACGGCCGTCTGCCTAGTCCCGAGAACGGCCCCTGACCGTCCCTGGGGACAAGGGGGCTCAGACAGAGTGGATAGAGAGATGAGAATTTTAATATTCGTTTGGCTCCTTAAGccgtcttttcttttccttagtAATTTTCTTTTGAATCTTTGAGTCTGACTCATTctgtttctcacagctgtgcTGGTCTGTCCCCTGAAGTTAGTAAGCTGCTGTATGTCCTGCCTCACCTGTAAGGGATTATTGTCAGAGAGGTGATCTTCTAGTACCCTCTTATAGTCAAATTTGGCTTTCCTGATGCTTCTTTTCAGGTCAGCTCTGGCAGTACTGTACTGTTCTTTGTTACCAGACCTGAAAGCAATGTTGCAGCCTCTGAAGAGTGACTTTACCCCCTGGTAATCCAGGGTTTCGGATTTGGAAAAACATTGATATGTTTGACCACTGATCAGGGCTTCAAGTAATaaaaaatcctgagcctgaactttttttccgAGAGCGGGAGCACATGCGCTCAGCAATTTggcaagcaaaaaaaatgacTTTTCACTATGGATGCTTTTAATATCCGCAcgccaagaaaaaacaaaaaggggtgttcaggggatgcccccaaacaacatataaaaaattcagcctcctagctaaaagcgttagtgaactatgcaaaaaaagacacaaaataggccccataccattagtcaggaggctctcagacctaTACGATTCTACACCCTTCTAACCAGCCAggacgttttggaggaaacactgttgcagaagtcatagaagtctgatttttttatatattgtttGGGGAcatcccctgaacagacagacgttagtttggtgcagatcggacctgtacttttcgatgggcggggcctgtggcctccatatggggccttgattgggcttgccaagtctcaactctgtgaaccctctgcaacgccaactagctctgtgaaAGTcctacagccacgggaccaaatGATCCTAGCAAAGAGCCTTCTGCATTGTAACATAGTCagaaatcagcctcccagctcaaagcgttagtgaattattcaaaaaacatacaaaaaaggccggaaaaaggcaccacacacggtgacctttggcacttccgaaggtcgcacgggtctggacctcggcacagtggatgagagtcacctcctgatacagagtctagaatttcagcctcctagctcaaagcgttagtgaactgtgcaaaaatagacatgaaataggcctcatacgcaaacctataacaatacataacaaacctcctgtgcctactgagcattaataacatgtcataatcgaaggagaactaattaaaacggatgtccttaacatgaacctattgtattattgaattatcaaggacactttcgtgtttcaTTGTTCATTGAAtgaacgaatgatacacggattcaccacgtgtatgaacagccatcgtgacacacacatataatctgaagtttgtgtttactgttagttagttATTTTTGTGTAGTTTAGTCATCAGAATGTA
This DNA window, taken from Cololabis saira isolate AMF1-May2022 chromosome 6, fColSai1.1, whole genome shotgun sequence, encodes the following:
- the LOC133445632 gene encoding trace amine-associated receptor 13c-like gives rise to the protein MMEEGELCFPQFFNSSCRRLNRPHFEVMLTYIMLSSIAVLTAILNLLVIISISYFRQLHTPTNLLLLSLAVSDFFVGLFLFFQMILIDGCWFLGDLMCTLYQYFAYIVTSASIGTMVIISIDRYVAICYPLHYSQKITPKRMKICICLCWICSVIFQSLILKDNLKQPGSYNSCYGECAFVIDHIAGFVDLTFSFIVPIAVIVLLYLRVFVVAVSQAQAMRSHIAAVTHQRSGTPKKSELKAARTLGVVVAVFLICMCPFYCVALTGQDSSLNASSATFVICLVYFNSSLNPIIYVFFYPWFRKSIKLIVTLRILQPEFREVNMA